DNA from Macadamia integrifolia cultivar HAES 741 unplaced genomic scaffold, SCU_Mint_v3 scaffold_130A, whole genome shotgun sequence:
NNNNNNNNNNNNNNNNNNNNNNNNNNNNNNNNNNNNNNNNNNNNNNNNNNNNNNNNNNNNNNNNNNNNNNNNNNNNNNNNNNNNNNNNNNNNNNNNNNNNNNNNNNNNNNNNNNNNNNNNNNNNNNNNNNNNNNNNNNNNNNNNNNNNNNNNNNNNNNNNNNNNNNNNNNNNNNNNNNNNNNNNNNNNNNNNNNNNNNNNNNNNNNNNNNNNNNNNNNNNNNNNNNNNNNNNNNNNNNNNNNNNNNNNNNNNNNNNNNNNNNNNNNNNNNNNNNNNNNNNNNNNNNNNNNNNNNNNNNNNNNNNNNNNNNNNNNNNNNNNNNNNNNNNNNNNNNNNNNNNNNNNNNNNNNNNNNNNNNNNNNNNNNNNNNNNNNNNNNNNNNNNNNNNNNNNNNNNNNNNNNNNNNNNNNNNNNNNNNNNNNNNNNNNNNNNNNNNNNNNNNNNNNNNNNNNNNNNNNNNNNNNNNNNNNNNNNNNNNNNNNNNNNNNNNNNNNNNNNNNNNNNNNNNNNNNNNNNNNNNNNNNNNNNNNNNNNNNNNNNNNNNNNNNNNNNNNNNNNNNNNNNNNNNNNNNNNNNNNNNNNNNNNNNNNNNNNNNNNNNNNNNNNNNNNNNNNNNNNNNNNNNNNNNNNNNNNNNNNNNNNNNNNNNNNNNNNNNNNNNNNNNNNNNNNNNNNNNNNNNNNNNNNNNNNNNNNNNNNNNNNNNNNNNNNNNNNNNNNNNNNNNNNNNNNNNNNNNNNNNNNNNNNNNNNNNNNNNNNNNNNNNNNNNNNNNNNNNNNNNNNNNNNNNNNNNNNNNNNNNNNNNNNNNNNNNNNNNNNNNNNNNNNNNNNNNNNNNNNNNNttctctctcctctttactctcctcaccaacgtacgggtgtcatgaatgaaaagaaaagaaaagcataaaactatatatataattcctgaataagtgaacagtgcacatagatgggtcactcaggtgggtgggtgcacccacctgtccgcccacctgagggccaaaactttagattttgacagagtccgggcctggcgcgaaccccactCCTGGCATACGATGCAGCATACGTATAtcccttaaaatacggctataatacctgctttatccatacatggccttatggtaggtgcatgtacacggcttgggcactcccgtctcttctggcactggctcggacttgtcgggccagccggtgtttaaggtcacccttgccatcatagcccataaggaacccgctctaactccatctggttcggttcctgcacggttaaaccaggtcaaccgcaaaatcagaccgggtttaaaaaagtagggtattacacataATGTGGCTCGCAGTCATACAGACACATGATGTGGGTTTGTCATATAGGCAGCTTGTGTAATGCGTGTATAGCACATAATGTGGGCCTAGGGGAAGGGGAATACTGTTACTAGACATAATAATAGATCAGGGTTAAaattgggctgggttgggttgggccagaTTGCGCCTAGGTCTCAACACAGGCCCACCCCAACTCTGGTCAAGGTTGGGCCCGGCTGGGCTGGGTTAACCCTCATAACTGGGTTAGACAGGTTTCGTGCTCAAGGTAGGTTCCGGCCATCAAGACCAAACTTACACCACTATTCTAAACCATTTAGAGAAATATAAATTTCAAGTTGGTCAAACACTAAACTAATGGAAGGCCACATGACTAATACATTTAGGAGAGATTGTTAGTTACCtaactttctcggctcttgtcATGAACTTTTTGCACACAAAGAGAATTAAACTTACACAAACAAAATATCAACAAAGGAAGCAATTACAGTGGGATGAAGAGACAAGAGTGGATACAAGCGATTTAGAGTAGTTTGGATCCTCTATCTTACATCCACTATAGAAGTCCATTGGACAATTGATTTTATTCTCCATTATAGGGATTCCTTTCCAATTTGCAGAAGCCAAGCCTTACACACAAATCAATCACTGTCCTTCGGATTGGCACCTAGACCTCCACGGCCATGGATTTCACCACTCAAAAATAGTCCTTTGGATTGAGTACCCAGACCACCTGGCCAAGGATTTACTTTCTTGTACATCTGTAAAAACTAAAAAGCAAAATGTCCTCTTCTTGAACATAGAATTACACAAATTTAAACTCACTAGATcccaaaaagattttttttgccCTTGTCAAATTGATATCTCTTTTTAGCTCAGATCGAGTAGGTTATATATTCCTTGTAActcagcttttttttttgttggtaaagtTGTGATCCAACTTTATATAGGCAACGAACTAGCTATTAAATTAGTTGTTTAGAGTCAAGCTTGttttttcaagaattttttaatttaattatcaaGGATTTCCCAAGTTCCAAGATGAACCAACTATTAGGCCTCTTAATTATCATTTAAGATGCCTAAAGTTCTTCATAGGTAGTCAGAGTCGAAGTTTTGCATTCAAAGATCATTAAATGATTTACTTGCTAAGTTAAGATCATTAAATGCTTTTATCATGGAAGACCGCCTGCCACCACGAAAGATTGAGAAACAAAGGAGTTAGAAACCACTACTTTTGGTTTCATAGAAGCTCCCACAAACAATCGTAAATGAGTCTGTTAGGTTTAACTTAGAGTTTACCTTTTAAGCTCAAACAATCGCGGCTTCTCACAGAAGACTATGAACAACAATGTCATTCAAGGTTTTCTAAGTCAAACCTTCTAGTTCCTTGGGTTTCCACTTATATCTCTTTATCGTTTATGGGTTTTCAATAATTTTAGAAATCCTTACATTAAGATTGCAACAAATACGATATTTAAGTACAAATAAGCTTGATCTTCAAGGAAGACATCTTTTTCATCTTGATCTTCTTTAAAGGAAGCTCCTTGTCTTTCAAGATCATGGATGACTGTAGCTCGTCACAAAGGATTCTTATCAACAATTATCCATCAACATCGGCATGCTTGCTTTAACTCCATAGATTCATCTCAATGTATTGAGTTATATATTACACTCATTCCTTAATCcgatcaaatttgaaatttgaataacAGGTGATGCACCAAAGTGTCAGTACGAGTGACTTGTGGATAGAAAAAGTCTATTGCTTAGTTAGACTAGATGACATATCGTGCCAGTGCATGTGTTACCATCAAACTGGAGAGATTTAGATCTTCGAAACCTTGGTAGTAAGTATCCTAACCTTACTGCTTTACTTAAACATGGTAGGTATACCCTAGTTAATGTGCACAAAACCCCATCGGAACCCCCTCCCCAATTTGCAACAAAAAAAGTTAAGTCAAAAGTGGTGCAGTCAGGTCCACTAGTTGATCAACCTATCGGTGGTTGGTGATCTACCAATTAGACCTATCGGTGGATCTATACTGTTCGAATTGGGTTATTGAGTGTGGGACCTGGCATATCACGGTCACACTTTCCAATATGTTTACCTATGTATGGAGAACCACTCCTAGCATCCGATTAATAACTTATGGAGTCAGGGCGGGTCCACATAGTTCAACAAATTAATTAATGGGCTTGGACATTAGCCTAGCCAAGGTAAACATCCTTTATTTGCCTTGTCCTATATATAGGTATATAAGCTTTTAGAGCTTTATTTCCAGACCAAAccatgagagggagagaaagaagagaaaggaaggagaaaggaagaagaaggaagggaagtgaGGCTTGGAGCTCGGCAGTTGCTTTTCACATTTGCTAAACCTAGGTAGGTGGTTCACCTTCACCTTTACCACCCCCTCTTTATTTTAGTGTTTCTAAGTAGCTAGGTTTTGGACTAAAACCTAATGTCGAGGCTTGGTTTCAAATGAGCCACTTCCTTGTACTTGTAGAATTCCAATGCACACCACCAACCCAAGAATTGAGCTCAACCAGCTTAGGATAGGTGGTTTGGatggaaatcccactttttaGGTTTCAAATGGAGATTCAATTGGATCTTTCGATTCCACCAATAGACATACGATATGTTAGGTTCAAATGAATAGTTGAGTGACCCTCTATAATTTCTATGGAAAAAATGGCCTTAGGTAGGTAGTGGTTAGGATTTGAGCCCAAAATATAGTCTTCGAATTGCCACTGGTCGATCGTGCTGGTAGATATTGATCTACCGGTGGGTATTCAGCAGATTTTTGAAGCCAGTGGTCCACCTACCTATTGGACCCAACCTACCAGTAGCATCTACCAATGGGTCATGCTGAACTATTCTTGGTTCAGTTTGAGGAATCTTTTAGGGaatctttgggggggggggttaacaCCTTCATTTACACTTGAATTATACCATTTTGTTAGGTCTGAACCAAGCTTTCGATGAGGCATATCAAGGTACTTTTTGTGTTAATTTTCACCAAATCAGCATATAAAGTGAGTGGTAGTCTGATTTCTGTTGGAGTGTTTTGAATTAGTAGAATTCTTTTATGCCATATCATACATGTGCCATTAATTTGTAATAGCATGTATGCTTTACTTTCAAGTTACACAATTTCTATATATGAACTATCAATATTATTTTGATACCGTTATCGCCACATTGTTAATGCATCATACATTATGTTCACATTAGAGATAGACTTGGATATGGATAAATGtgtggccaatggtaattccGATACTGTGTATGCCATACtaaattttatatctgctaGACTAGGCTTGGACATGGGATGCTGTGTGACAAATGGTGATTCTAGTGCCGTATTTGCCATACTAcatgtatcattatgaaaggcataTATATTATTATGGTTATAACTACCCTATGATATGACCCCTTGCTAACAGGGGGTGCAATGTTGAGTAAGCCATTATAATAGGTTCAATGAGACTTTTTGAGATCCCACTTCCGcgatacgatgtgattattgtagGAGGTAAAAACTAGCTTGGTGTGCCGATGGTAATTCCTGTGCAGTGGCTGCCATGATGGGGTTATCAGGGTTTGTTGAGTAACCGACAATGCATTCCAAGACCCGTAGGCTCTTATTCGCGACTAGAATTTATTTCATTGGGTGACCGATGGCCATTTTAAGACCAAGGATATTGCCTAATGTGTCACAATAGCATGAACccaacttagttgtatgttaggtgggttaataataaaatgaattgcatcatctCGCATCATTGCTTACCTATCCCTCATTAAGCTAGTTGGGCTTACACCACGTGTAtatttctttttagatgatgatgcaagcaCTGTCGTACCAATGACTAGCGATACCTCCTCGTCCATGGTGGAGTACGGCAGTGACTGGTGGATTCCAGAACCCAAGGAGCACGATAAGGACTGTGCTGGTGACAGTTGTACTTATGGTACACCATGATGGAGGATCTTATATGAAAATGAAGGTAACCCATTCAGGAAGGACTCCCCACACTCAAGTAAGAAGATTGGTCAAGGAAGAAGCACGGCCCCCACCTTTTAATACCTAAGAAAGTGACTAACCAGCTAAAAGGAAACCTATACTATAAATAGCAAAAGACCCCTAAGGTGCGAACACTTCACTCTCTCATACTATACTGCTCTCTCCTCACCCTTTATTCATTAATGTTGCGAGGAAGACCAATTTGAGCGCCGGAGAATCCCCTCTCGGAGTAAGCTCTGGGACTCTCTTGACTTGATCTACCTGTGCAAGATGGAGATATACATCGATCGATTTTTTGACACAACAATACCTATTCGTATTTAGAGGCctaccctctataaatagagaactCTACTTCTGTTTATGTGTTACACACATCCTGTATATGTGGTCCTGTACAAAATATGTACATACATATTGTGGGATATTTTAAGTTTACAGTTCTTTGCAAAGTGCTTCTCTCTATTTTGTACTTCTATCCTTggtcttttattgaattttgaatATTACCTTCGGACATATCTGTGGGGATTGCTTATTGGAGTGCACTTTAAACATTTTAAGACttgttttatcttagaggtGAGGATGTACAGTCAACCCGATTGCATATATATATTAggtgttcaaataccttaagaaaAGTATATAATTATACAACTCAACTCTACACAAATTAGAGGATTTTTACTACTATTTCAAAGGATCAATTGAATCttgtaattatatatttatttcgTCAAAGTCTAATGCCAATTGCCAGAACTTGATTGCttacaaaattatttatttatcttcgGGTAGAAGTTACATTACAGGTTcgaagttttttcttttctcttgttgCCCAGCAATATAAAGACTTTAATTGTAAGATTTGATTCAGTAAATGGCCGTTTTGACGACTTAAAACCAGAATTTCAATCTCAGATTCACCGTTgacttcttgttcttctctctctctctctggaattTAGAGTTTCAGATAGCCACGAAGATGATATGCATCTCCGTCTGTTTTCCTACCGAAAATTCTCTAGTTTGAGACAATTAGATCCCTTATCATCGATTGGTGCCAACATAAGGTCTTTTGTGCAACATGGGCTTTATTCGGAAGCCCTGCAATTGTACTACAATGGTAGAGCATCATTGCTTTCTTCTCAGAAATCTGAGAAATTCAcgtttccttctcttttcaagGCCTGCGCTGCCCTTTTGGATTTCCGCCATGGAAGCAAGATCCATGCCACAATCATCTGTATGGGTTTACAATATGATGCCTACATTGCTAGCTCGCTTATCAAGATGTATGTTAAATGTGGGTACCTTGATAATGCAGTCAAAGTGTTTGTTTCAATATCTGAATGTGAGGATTCTGTAAACGATGTTACTCTTTGGAACTCTATCATTGATGGGTATTTTCAGTATGGATTTATCCATGATGCTTTTCTTCAGTTTCGCCTAATGCAATCATTGGGTGTCAGGCCGGATGGATACTCCCTGAGCATCCTCCTTCAAATCTGCAGTAAATCTTGTAATCTTGTGGGAGGGAGGCAGATTCATTCCTATGTTGTTAGACAATTGCTTGATGGGGACCCTTACTTGGAGACTGCATTGATTGACATGTATGCAAAATGCTGTCGACCGCTGGATTCATGGCGAGTGTTTGATAGAATGGAGGATAAGAGCAATGATGTACCATGGAATGCAATGATTTGTGGGTTTTGTGAGAATGGACTGTGGGAGAAGAGCTTGGAATTTTTTGTACTAATGAAGAGTGAGAATTGCAAGCTTGGATCAGCAACATTCTCTAGTGTCCTGACAGCATGTTCTGATGGAGAAGATATGGATTTTGGTAGGGCAGTTCACTGCAATGTGATTAAGATAGGTCTTGAATGGGATCCATATGTCTATTCTTCCCTCCTGAGCATGTATGCCAGGGGTAGGACAATAGAAGATGCACAGAAAGTTTTTTATCAGAAACCCGATAAAGAAACTGAATTGTGGAATGCGATGATCTCAGGTTATATCTTTAACAATAGTGTTGAACAGGCTTTGGATGTTTACAGAAGGATGAGATTTTGTGGGCTAGCACCAAATTCCTTCACCATCTCTAATGTGTTGGCAGCTTGTAGTTTGCTTGATTTACATGATTTTGGAAGGAGTGTCCATGGGGAATTGATCAAAATACCTGCCCAATGTAATGTGGCTGTACAGAGTGCACTGTTGACACTCTATGTAAAATGTGGAAACACTGAGGACGCTCACTCTGTTTTTAATGCAATGGAGCAAAAGGATGTTGTTTCTTGGGGCTCCATGATATCTGGATTATGTCAAAATGGGAATTTCAGGGAAGCACTGAACTTGTTCAAGGCAATGGAGGCTGAAGGACAAGGACCAGATCCCATTCTAATGGGAAGTGTAATTAGTGCTTGCGTGGGACTCCAGAATTTAGAATTGGCTTGTGGTTTCCATGGAATTGTCCTCAAGAGTGGAATGGGCTTGGATGCTTTTGTTGGTTGTAATTTGATAGAAACGTATGCTAAATTTGGTTTGCCAGAGATGTCTGGGAATGTATTTGCTGAAATGTCACATAAGAATTTGGTGTGTTGGAATTCTATAATCTCCTGCTACTTATGGAATGATCTTCCAGAGCTGTCAATTAATCTTTTTCCACAATTAGTTCAGCATGGTTTGACCCCTGATTCTGTTTCCATTACAAATATCCTTGTTGCTATCACGTCAGTAGCGGCACTACTTAAAGGAAAAGCTGTACATGCATACCAGACAAGACATGAGATACAAACAGATCTTCAAGCAGGAAATGCTCTAATAGATATGTATGTCAAGTGTGGATGCTTACAAAATGCACAGAAGGTATTTGAAAAAATGCCTCAGAGAAATATTGTGACATGGAATTCGATGATTGCTGGTAATGGATCTCATGGAGAGTGTATGAATGCAATTGCATTATTTGATGAGATGCAAAGATTGGGAGTGATACCAGATGATGTCACGTTCCTTGCCCTGATTTCATCCTGCAGTCATTCTGGG
Protein-coding regions in this window:
- the LOC122070846 gene encoding pentatricopeptide repeat-containing protein At2g40720, translating into MHLRLFSYRKFSSLRQLDPLSSIGANIRSFVQHGLYSEALQLYYNGRASLLSSQKSEKFTFPSLFKACAALLDFRHGSKIHATIICMGLQYDAYIASSLIKMYVKCGYLDNAVKVFVSISECEDSVNDVTLWNSIIDGYFQYGFIHDAFLQFRLMQSLGVRPDGYSLSILLQICSKSCNLVGGRQIHSYVVRQLLDGDPYLETALIDMYAKCCRPLDSWRVFDRMEDKSNDVPWNAMICGFCENGLWEKSLEFFVLMKSENCKLGSATFSSVLTACSDGEDMDFGRAVHCNVIKIGLEWDPYVYSSLLSMYARGRTIEDAQKVFYQKPDKETELWNAMISGYIFNNSVEQALDVYRRMRFCGLAPNSFTISNVLAACSLLDLHDFGRSVHGELIKIPAQCNVAVQSALLTLYVKCGNTEDAHSVFNAMEQKDVVSWGSMISGLCQNGNFREALNLFKAMEAEGQGPDPILMGSVISACVGLQNLELACGFHGIVLKSGMGLDAFVGCNLIETYAKFGLPEMSGNVFAEMSHKNLVCWNSIISCYLWNDLPELSINLFPQLVQHGLTPDSVSITNILVAITSVAALLKGKAVHAYQTRHEIQTDLQAGNALIDMYVKCGCLQNAQKVFEKMPQRNIVTWNSMIAGNGSHGECMNAIALFDEMQRLGVIPDDVTFLALISSCSHSGFIEKGLNIFQSMTRDYGIEPRMEHYANMTDLWGRAGHLTEAYSFIQSMPIVPDKSVWLCLLYACRAHHNIELGELAAHNLLNLDPDRGSNYVQLLNLYGEAALWDKAANLRVSMKDKGLKKHPGYSWIEVRNKVDVFFSGDSSSPRAVEIYNALRSLRTNMRRESGNEEIMDQ